A single region of the Streptomyces sp. NBC_01381 genome encodes:
- a CDS encoding LysR family transcriptional regulator, translating into MELRQLQYFVAVVEEANFTRAAARLHLAQPGVSAQIRQLERELGQPLLDRSGRSVTLTEVGAAVLPYARAALAAADGMRHTADAFTGLLRGQVTLGLVSGAATHEFDVVSVLADFHDAHPDVEIALTEDTSDRMLAALRRGELDIALLGLADEEPPPGVSLRLVIDEPLVAVVLPGDPLLTPAGRTTVPLAELRDRPLISLPRGTGLRGVLDRACAQAGVRPRIAFEAAAPQVLVQLVVRGLGVAVLPALEPRTAAAYGLRTLEITDPRPRGRIALAWRTDGPAGPAARALLERLQEALG; encoded by the coding sequence ATGGAACTCCGGCAGCTGCAGTACTTCGTAGCCGTGGTCGAGGAGGCCAACTTCACCCGCGCCGCGGCCCGTCTGCATCTGGCCCAGCCGGGGGTGAGCGCCCAGATCCGGCAACTGGAACGGGAGCTCGGCCAGCCCCTCCTGGACCGCTCGGGACGGTCGGTGACCCTCACGGAGGTGGGGGCGGCCGTCCTGCCCTACGCACGGGCCGCGCTCGCCGCCGCCGATGGGATGCGGCACACCGCGGACGCGTTCACCGGACTGCTGCGCGGCCAGGTCACGCTCGGCCTCGTGTCCGGCGCGGCCACCCACGAGTTCGACGTGGTCTCCGTGCTCGCCGACTTCCACGACGCCCACCCGGATGTCGAGATCGCCCTCACCGAGGACACATCGGACCGGATGCTCGCCGCGCTGCGCCGCGGGGAACTCGACATCGCCCTGCTGGGCCTCGCGGACGAGGAGCCGCCGCCGGGCGTCTCCCTCCGGCTCGTGATCGACGAACCCCTGGTCGCCGTCGTGCTCCCGGGCGACCCGCTGCTCACCCCCGCGGGCCGTACGACCGTTCCGCTGGCGGAGCTCCGGGACCGACCGCTGATCAGCCTGCCGCGGGGGACCGGCCTGCGCGGGGTGCTCGACCGGGCCTGCGCGCAGGCCGGCGTCCGGCCCCGCATCGCCTTCGAGGCGGCGGCACCGCAGGTGCTCGTCCAACTCGTCGTCCGTGGCCTGGGTGTGGCCGTGCTGCCGGCGCTCGAACCCCGTACGGCGGCCGCGTACGGGCTGCGCACCCTGGAGATCACGGATCCGCGGCCGCGGGGCCGGATCGCGCTGGCCTGGCGCACGGACGGGCCTGCGGGCCCTGCGGCCAGGGCCCTCCTGGAGCGGCTCCAGGAGGCTCTGGGCTAG
- a CDS encoding SAM-dependent methyltransferase, whose product MTPTLAQPRRPRAGTTPRVDRRARARDWAEIQERMLVPLYEAVYERLEVGGATRLLGLGCGSGLALLMAASRGAAVTGVDPSAPERLALARERLLPDAALGTRPRGDTRLVEGGPADVAGPDVPAYNLVTAFQPIGCMAGDSEGLSALLEAAAPLAGRGTPVVLAGWGPPERCTTSSVLKVATKLADPLRSTGSWRPALRDDLEEVAQRAGLKPDGSGRVACPFGYADTESAVRGLLSTGLFDAAVGATDQAQVEKEVTEALHPHQRRDGTLWMPNVFRYLIARTP is encoded by the coding sequence CACTCGCGCAGCCGCGCCGTCCCCGCGCGGGCACGACCCCCCGCGTGGACCGGCGCGCACGCGCGCGTGACTGGGCGGAGATCCAGGAACGGATGCTGGTTCCGCTCTATGAAGCGGTGTACGAACGACTCGAAGTGGGCGGCGCGACCCGGCTCCTCGGCCTCGGCTGCGGCTCCGGACTCGCCCTCCTGATGGCTGCCTCACGCGGTGCGGCCGTCACCGGTGTCGACCCGTCCGCGCCCGAGCGGCTCGCCCTCGCGCGCGAACGCCTGCTGCCCGACGCGGCCTTGGGCACACGCCCGCGCGGCGACACCCGTCTCGTCGAGGGTGGTCCCGCCGACGTGGCGGGGCCGGACGTACCCGCGTACAACCTGGTGACCGCGTTCCAGCCGATCGGCTGCATGGCGGGCGACTCCGAGGGCCTCTCCGCCCTTCTGGAGGCCGCCGCACCGCTCGCCGGGCGCGGCACGCCCGTGGTGCTCGCCGGCTGGGGTCCGCCGGAGCGCTGCACGACCTCTTCGGTACTGAAGGTGGCGACCAAGCTCGCCGACCCTCTCCGTAGTACGGGGAGTTGGCGCCCCGCGCTCCGGGACGACCTGGAGGAGGTGGCCCAGCGGGCCGGGCTCAAGCCGGACGGGTCGGGCCGTGTGGCGTGCCCCTTCGGATACGCGGACACCGAGAGCGCGGTCCGCGGCCTCCTTTCGACGGGCCTGTTCGACGCCGCGGTGGGCGCGACGGATCAGGCGCAGGTCGAGAAGGAGGTGACGGAGGCGCTGCATCCGCATCAGCGGCGGGACGGGACGCTGTGGATGCCCAACGTGTTCCGGTACCTGATCGCGCGTACGCCCTAG